CCCTTATCCCCAATATGAAATCAGGTATTAAATGATATGTTGTTCTAAATGTATGTGTCTTAAAGTGACATAAGAAAAAACAGAGGGGTTGCGTGGAGAATGTAAAGAACAAATTGAGGTTATGGGTGTCAGAGAAAGGAGAATGGAGAACAAAATATGGAGGAGCCTGCATTTAATCCCAATACAATTTAATCAGCTAATTTCAAAGAGACAAATGGTGCGGCTCCTGAAAGTAcaggtctttatttttgaaaatacactgAGCGATACCACTGTCATAATGCATCGGTTAAATGTAGTAGCTAACTTAGCTaagcacaaagacaaacagcaaaTTTACATGGTGGccaataaaacctttaagaAAAACGACTCGTCATGATTTTAAGGGAGGAAAGCCTTTCCCAGCTCGAAGCAGTAACTTCCTAAAGTTTTGTTATCACTTTGAGAATGCAGACATTTCATATATTCTCACTTTTTTAAGGGCTAACAATTGATGGACATTAGCTAGAAGCTATCATTCAGCTGGCTAGATCGCAATGACTACTGCCTCAGCTCAAGGGAACTTACAGACAGCCAAGGTCTTAACTTTTTAGTTGACGTTTTTTTgagtgttttactttttttcacctatattttttaataatttatgcTAATTCTCACATCACCAACAAATATGTCTTTGAATATTTACTTGAGATTTAACAtgatgaaattattatttttcaaataaatgttttctcttcttcctACAGATCAAATAACTGAGGTTCTGAATCATGCTAAGAGAGGGTTCAGGAGGCCTGTGGGACAGACTGTTGGTTGAGGTTTGGATGCAGTTTCGAGTGTTTGTGGCGTGTGGTTGACAATGTGTGGATATGCTGTTTGGATAGCGTGTGGATGGAGAATGGGTACTGGTGTCAGCGTGGCTCTAATCAGCTGTTGGCAGGCGGACGAGCGGGCGGTCTATCCCGCGGCGGCACCCCAGGTCGAAAGCCGGTTTGAAGTTTAATGATGCCAGCTGCCAGCTCCACCAGGCTGTGAGCGCTAACGAGCTGGCACTGGCGACGGACTGGGCCGCGGCGGCAGCACCTGGAAATGTAGCACACGTTTCAGAGGGGCGGGGCTCTACTGGGGCTGCTGAGGGGCCTGCTGGAGACCCAGGACGGCACCCAGAGGCCCGCATCTCTTTGAAGAGCGCCCCAATTTCCATATTTCATTACGCACTGCTGACTGACAAGGCCCAGCCAGATGTTCTATTTTCAGCTATTTAAATTTTGACCTGCTTTCCTACCATGgatgcaaaaatgaaaaatgtcatcaaaacaCAGATGCGAATGATGATGGTAACTTGGAATTggtgtctcttcttgtttttttaccatGTCTTTTTATCTGAGAGAATAAAAGTAAGATGGTTCTAAATTACATATCCTTGTTCATTTGTGACATATGGTTGAAAATCTATCGTGAGGCATTctgtcttgctcaaggacaatTTAACAAGACACACTGGCTGTTTCAGGGATCCAACCTGAGACCTTGTATATATGAGACAGTCCCTAACCATCCAGTCAGCCCAGCGCTGAATTGGCTGAGTGAAAAGTGAGTGATGCatgctctgaaacacaacataaagTACGCTCGCACCACAGCTTCTCTGTCCCTGAGATATAAGATGATTAATTCTTGTGGTATTCCTGTTGAAATGGCTGTTAAATTGCAGCGTCCTTCCTCAATCCCTCATGCAAAAATACATCGACAACCATGACCTTTTTCTGAATCTGCTGGTAATGGCACTTTGTCATCCTGAGTGAGCAAGCTCAAGGATCAATGTGATTTTGTTGGAATTAAACTTATGCGATGCAGCAGCACAAGAAGATGAAAAAGTGTATGGCCATATCTGGcttaatgaaaaggaaaaatctcTTGAAAGGAGGAATAAGGAATTGAGAAAGAAGAAAGCAGGGGGGAAACACATAGAGTACAAGTTGATTGCAGCTCAGATTTGAACACCAAATggcaaaaaaagagacaatcTGAGAGAATCAGAGGGAGAAATACTTTTACCCATTACTCAACACAGCTCACAGCAGGGGAGCGAAAGCTGTTTATTCCTTCAGTAATGcatctgtgagtgtgtatgtctgtgtatgtgtctgactgagggaaaacacagaggtaATTGAGAAGTAACTGAGGCATTACAGAGGCAATATTGACACAAGATAAAAGTGGATGTatgctgttttttctctcttggGCTCTGAATACTGAAAGGATATTAAGCTGATGAGGGTTCCATGTTGAACTTTTTGATTGTGTCTTTATTTCCGAGAGTAAAAGTGTATTATCTGCAGATCTGAAGTCAATGGAGTAAAAACAGTAGTTATAAAGATAAAGTGACATAATATTTTAGTGTACGGCGACAAGAGGAGCTGTAAGTGGAGGATATCTCTAACAGCCCAGACTGTATGATAAAAACACGATGCATCAGCGGCGTTTTTGTCTGGAGGTGTCAACCGAAAGTTACtcaatgtgtgattttatttttccacttaAGGCAAAGTTAGTTAGATCTAAAGAGGGATTGATATTTGAATGATGCATTCAATagttttttgaaaaacattttttaagccAGTTTACCAaagaagaaaactaaaatatgaaaaaatatgaacagAGTTTTTCCGCATAACTCTTCTTGATAACCCCCTGTCAAATGTACCCAGCATTAAACAGAAGGCAAACATAATGAATAGCTAgtgaacatagtggagcattttgcagctaaagagccagataATACCCTAATGAGTTGCAGAACAGAGctgcaaaaaaagttaatattGGACATACATTCACCAGATGGCCAGAATCATGACTCCAAATCCCTGATAATGTTCCTCTCTATCTGTTGGATGAATAAATAGAAAATTACTTGCTAACAAATTAACCATAACAACTCTACAAGTTGATATGAGAAAGTCGTGTTTGCAGATTGTTTTGCTCTGGGCAAAAAACCCTGTTTAAAGcagcaagaaaaaaataaccataaagtcatttatataactttttttaaaaaaatagctttcaagcATTGTGTTCACTTCACAGTCCTGCGCAAAACAGAAATTACAATGGTCACTATGAAAGTATACCTTGAATTAAAAGACATACACATCTGTGCATGTTCTTCTCTTCCACACAATTTGAAACTCCCACAGGCAGTATGAAGTTACTTTAGTAAGGACATTGTTAGCATGAATGGTGCAGGATTCTGAGCATTCCCTGTATCTGGACAGCATGACCTTTGGCATGACCTTTAGAACATAATTTACAGCAGCAGTTGCTTTGTGCCTCGCCTTACATTATTTTCTCTCATTATATTTTCAATGTTACCTttgcagtgcagcagcagagggctGGATTCAACAGAAGGGTCAGGGATCAGGAGGGGGGTAAAGATGCAGGTTAGATTGGCTCTACAGTTGTAGTCAGAGTCCTCAGAGAATTCCTGCACAAAGCCATTTGAACTCTGAACCctatgtctgtctgtcaaaaGATGACCCTCAGTGTTGAATGTAGAAAGCCTCCTCAGCAAGCAGAAATGGCCCAGAAAATGGCATCAGAGCTTTAATGTCTCTCAACATGACACTGAACATGAGCAAGGATAATCATCAATTATATAGATTGACAATATTTCTGAATACATCTATGATCCCTAAAGAATGCATCCTACTAATTTTGGTGATACTTCTCACACCATCACAATTTAGATTTGTGGTTTTGAGAAAATGTCTCACAATTACTGAGTAGGTTGCCTTACAATTGGGTACAGACATTATTCTCCCCCTATCGTGATCCATTTGCGTTTAATTTTGTGCCATcagcataaaataaatgtggttaaACCTTTGGTTTAGGACTTAAAAATTGCTAATCTGAAGGCATTCCCATCAAGCTCAGCTATATTTTGTGCTTCGTGcaaattagcaaatgttagcatgttaatATCCTACACAGAGTGAACATAGATAACGATACCTGAGATACAGCCTTACAGGCACAGACACTAGCAAGGCTGTACAAAAGTCTCTCATATTAGATATTAAACAGTCATGACAACAAAAAGTCTTATTTTCAAGACCATTTATTATTTAGTTGTAGCAGCATTGACCAGTAAACTCACAgatgcaaaacattttaacattcgGTAAAGTTAAGAAAGTATATCAAAGCCTTGATTTGCAGAAAGATTTTAACAGTCAAAATATTCTGTACTGTACAAACTCGGAGTGGAAAACCATGGGTTGTATTAACGCCATTAAATTGTTTATATCATGTTACCAATTTATTAAGGTTAGCATGGTTGATGGAAATATGTAATTCCTTATTAAAGACAAAGGTAATAACCGAcagccctgcagcagcagcataaataaaaaaggcagagacgtttttttcttttacctgaGAATGATTCATTTAGAGTAGATTTTTCCCCCTTTAAACTTTCAGCCACAGCATGTCACCTGCTTTCATTTTGGTTCCATGAAGATGAAAACCACAGGTTACATTAACTAATAAATGAGCTCAGGaaaatacagttattttgtGTGTCCTTAAGAGTTAGTAAAAACATGCTggaatatttcaaatgttgttccAAAATGAGGGCACTATAACATGATGTACCAGAACTTAATTTCTCCTGAGTTGAAGAATGAGATACGGcgattggggggggggggggggatgtggGCTTCTTTTCAAATATGAATGTCTCCTTGACATTTTCTGCACTGCGTTGGCTGCTCATCCTTGTCACATTTTCCCTGAGCTACATATGGGACGGCACGACCTGTTGACATTTACAAACTCATCTGGCTGAGAGCGATGGCATTCTATAAAGAGAAACACCTCAATATGTTCTGGTACTGTTTCCACTGCTCAGTGTTACACTAGAACATGTTATTGCTTTAAACAAACAGAGTCAACCTTTACAGAGAGACATGGTGCCTCACTCTTCTCTTTAAACAGCATTGCatgaaaggtaaaaaaaaaagaggaaaatatgcAGCAGAAGCTCTGCAGCTGGCAGGCCTAATAAACTGGAGTAAATACTGCCAGCAGAGGGAGCCCACTGCTCTAATGTGACCAGGTTAAAGTCTGCCTGTGCCATACTGATATGCCGCTGGATTACAGCCAAGCAGTGTGGCACATATCTCACTAGCAGCTGGGTTAATGTAGGACATAAGTAAAATGAGGTGAGCGCACTGCTCATGTAGTAACTGCAAAGCATGACATAACTGTAAACAAAGTGTAGAGGATGTTAATgcaaacatgtatttgtatgACTTAAgattgacaaaataaataaaatgacaaatgatCAAGAGCATGGAAAGAAACGTGcccataaataaatgaaacaacttATTTTCTCTGTATGGAGAAAAGACTCATTCACTTTATTGAACATGAGAAATAAGAAACATGGTTTCCAATTGGATGCAATGAAGAAACTTAAATATGAATCATTGTGCGGGTATAGCCTCTGCATCCCTCATGTTCTTCGGAGGAAGTTTTAAAACGGTTCTGTGCGGATCAGCTCATCTTAATGCTTTTGGTCCAGCAGATTTGATCTTTAGAAATCAGGGCCTTGCTTCTTCAGCTTGCTGTAGTCCATGTCAATTGCATAAAACtgagaatacaaaaacaaaatctctgTTCAAGAACAGACGGACATTTCACAGAAAAATACAATGACAGCAGAAAATGAGATCGGGTGACTAAACTTTTAGGTTTTAGGGTGTTTGGCAGAGCATCATATCGACTTGCCCTTTTAACTTCTGTTCAAATGTCAGAAGTTAATGACTTCATCACATGTGTTGCTAGTGGGCAAGGTTAACCAGATTATGCAATTGGATTAATCTATTTAAAGGAATTATCCATGGCTCAGCAACAAGTCTGGCAAAGATCCATACTTTGATCTTCAAATACAAACAACTACATTCTTCAGGGGATAAAATTGAAACTGTAACAAAAGTATGATTATAGAAATGTGTTGACAAAGGCACACCTTGTACTGATGTGTTGGGTCCATGTTGTTCCAGGGCTCTGGGTTGTTCTTGCGATCCCAGCTGTAGAGGAGGATAAGAATTATGAAAGATTCAACCACAGAGACttgcatcttttcctttttttcctaaTCTGCATTTTCAATAAAAGCAGATAGCATTTGACCCCTACCACCAGTTGCCATTTCAGAAAAGGGCAAAAGTAAAAATGGtagtaaaatgaaaataaatgttcctgtttAAAAATGGTAGTCCTCACCTGACATCGGGGTTTCTCAAGGCCAGACGAGCAAGGTACGTCATGGACATGGCTGCCCCTCCACCGATGAAGAACAACAGGGGGATCAGCTGTAGGTGACagacaggaaaataaagaacCTTCAATAACATACAGGCCAACTGTCACAGCTCAAGGAAGCGTGTCAGTTAACACTGCCTTGTGCAACTAGACAAGGCAAAATAGCTTTGAAATACACCGTTGTCCATAAAATGTAACTTATATGTTCACTGTACCTGAAATAATTTGCCCTTGCAGACTACACCTGCCATGTATTGACATCTTTATTCTTCATTATCATATGGTGCAGTATAAAGAAGCAGACACTGGGAGGTTACTTACACAAGTCAAATTACAGCGGTTCACAAATTGGTTCAAAATGTTAAGTTCTAGGAGGACTCAACACTTGGAACACAAACTTGCTAACGCTACCTGGTGAGCTAACACGCTAACTAGTAGCGTGTGATGCTATTTTCAGCACGGCACTCTTGCTAATAATCGTTGCTATCATGTTGTAAGTGAAGCCGTGACCTTATTTGACACCAAAGCATCAACATATGTTTGGCACTCCTTTCATGAGAGAACAGTGTACTATCTTACCTAAATAAAGTTAACAGGGaatcatctttaaatgtttaacagaATTTCTCAAAGTCAGTGCGGTCAAAGGCAGGCTGCTAGCTTGCTAAAGGTAACTGGTTAGCTAAACTGAGTTAGCAACACACATTCACGGATGATGACGTTTAAAACAAAGTCGTCTAATATAATTTTTCTCCTGATATATGACCGAAATATACTTACAGCTGGGTGACTCCGAAGCTGTTTGCGCATCGTGCCGATCATTTTGATGTTAGTGTTGGCTGACTTCGAACAGTAATAAACAGATTACAGTCTTGCCAAAACGGCTGACACTTAAATCTGCGAGATCGGGCGGAAGAAAGGCCTATGGAAGCTCAGAGAGGATGCTAGAAATACCGCCTGAGAGACGgtggcaaaaacacatttttattaattattatcagTACCATGTAGAGCTTTAATGCCATACTACATGCAATTTATACAATGTAATTTTGTATGGTTTCATCAATTTATAACTGTGTGACTTTAGTTTGTATTTCCGAAAAGCTTTTTTATTCTGGCAATGCTAAAGCAGTTGAAATATTAGAAGGAAAAAAACCAAGACATTTCTttgcatgaaaacatttcaaaacatctaCAAAGCACAGcaacaaaatcaaaacagaatcCGATGAAGTGATGgaaataaaatcattattaaaATCTTGATCCAATAAGAAAGGACTTAAAGAATACTACAATGTTACtattgaaataataaacaactgTATTACTCATACAGAGCAAGGAATTAATGAAATAGAAGTGCATTTtaaaattagattaaaaagTGGACAAAGATGTAGCTTTTTATGTTTCTACAAAACTAAGGAAATTCATGTGCACCTTTTTAACTGGTATTCTTATAATAAGGTGAATGTACAACTTATgtgatgtttcatttaaaacatccCCGTTTAACATAATGTTCCTCTGGCTATATctgatcattttatttatgaagtTGTTGTGCCAACTAAGCCTTATGGTGCATTCATTTAACTCTCTTGTGGTAATTTAAATACCAACATTGTTACCTAGAAAACTTGTGGGTAAAGTGGGTGTCCCTTAAGTTAATTTAAATGCTTTGTTCCACcttacttataataataatacatttttaaaaatgtaacgcactttgaattgccttgcgttgaaaggtgctatataaataacttGCCCTGCCTTGCCAACGAGAAGTCTTATTTTTAGGTGTTTGCTCTCTTGTGCTATGCAAACTAAAACTTGTCCCAACAGCCCTTTGCCAGATCTGGTCATAACACTTTGTCCACGTCACAGGCTTTGTCCACATCACAGGCTGTGTCCTCTCTGGGAAATGGCAAGGAAAGAATTTTCTTAAATGGCAAATTCATCGTCATCCACAAAGACGCTGCATCAGTTTGGTCGAAGGCCTCCTTCATGTTTGAGTAAAGGGTTTCCTGACATGATTTGAGACGAAAATCCAGAAATTAGGTGTTTGGCAAGATGGCATGTTTATAGGCCAATTTGGAGTGAATTAATTTCCTTTTAGATTGC
The window above is part of the Eleginops maclovinus isolate JMC-PN-2008 ecotype Puerto Natales chromosome 16, JC_Emac_rtc_rv5, whole genome shotgun sequence genome. Proteins encoded here:
- the ndufa4a gene encoding cytochrome c oxidase subunit NDUFA4L; amino-acid sequence: MIGTMRKQLRSHPALIPLLFFIGGGAAMSMTYLARLALRNPDVSWDRKNNPEPWNNMDPTHQYKFYAIDMDYSKLKKQGPDF